The genomic segment AAATGCTTTTTCACTTGTAGCTGGACTGTATAGTTTGTCTAGTACacctatttaagtttattatttatttattttatttatttatatactgtacaaaaaggtacattgggtttgtgagtttgtgtttgtgtactatgtttacactcttgtaaagccactagtacgcgcagcatttcgggatAAGTGGTGTCTAAACTCTCTTAAAATACAGTACTAAACAATTTGGAAGACATGGATCCAGAAAACTTGTTTGAATCggttcgattgtttcaagcttaaATGGTTTCAAGATCAGTAAGCCACACTAGAATAGAAAATGGGTAAGAGTCATaagcaaatcaaatcaaatcaaatgtttatttaggtaaggtacatacatacaagagattttacaaagagtgatagatttatagatagggctagtacatacaatgcctaaagccactattatgcaaagcgtttcgggcatataatGTAagcctataataataataaagccaTACAACCACCTACCTGGCTAAGTGATAAATGCGAAAACATTGTTGAATTTAAAAATCTAGCTcaataaaatcatcaggacaaatggggaggACCTTTAGCAGACCTTTAACAGGCTGCCAACTTCTTGTTCTTGTCGGGGccactagagagagaggggtcctcTGGTAAATTGAGATAAATATAGGGCAACGCAATCATGTAGATAGCACTTGGGTGTTGTAGTCCTAAGGACAgtctgggtttgattcccagtcATCAAACCCGgtcgaggcaaaaacaaatgtgTAGTTTATTTTATctgatgcccttgttcacctgtgtgaaaataggtatctgggagtttgacagctgttatgggctgcatcCTGGAAATGTGTGTATGAGAGAAATATACCCGGTGTGTAATAGTAGATATGAGAGAAAATTAGGTCAAGAGGCAGTACATTAAACAACTGATGGTTAGCAAGGCAGGGGCCAAGAGCTACTAAGttgatcctgcaggtacaaatggAAAATACACATGCTTATACTGTATATGAATTTAATTATATAGTTATACAATTTGTAAACATAATGAACAGCAATccccgtggcacagtggtaaagTATTCGCCCAATGCTTTGCgagtgctttggcctgggttcgtatcctggccagggaggattgactgggcaccagtccttaactgtacacctttgttcacccagcagtaaatgggtacctggtgttTAAACAATTTGGCAGGTCGTAGTccaggaaaaattaggattaaggacgtacctgaaatgctatgcgtgaTAGTGATTTTACAAGAATGTGAAAACTATTGTATATACTGTAGGgaaaataaaaagtatatataaaattaaactaACAGTATGTACctcaatttacctgagggccattagGGCCACTAGTCTTGATAAGGACAGGGATTCGATGGCTTTTCAAAGGTCCTCCATTGTACTAAGGATTTTTGTTCAAGCTAGATTTTAAAATAAAGCAGCGTTTTGCCATTTACaacttcagcgggtaggcagttccataggtttataacgcaatgggtgaaaaagcatctcctgttttctgtcctacattgtggcttgctcagcttgaaaccgttgccccTTGTCTGTATTATATCTGGCCTTTTGAAaaaattgtctggatcaacatccttcaaattgttcagtattttaaaagttttgacaagatccgccctgtcatgtctggatcttttttttattaacaaacttaagtatacacagcaatgtgtggCTACCCTATTCtacatgaaagattacacagtgtagatcaaaaccaAGCCGctgtaagttcatctaatattcccatctcacagaagggttagtcatacatggatcaGGGGCagaaaatacctgcctcaatacaaaaaaaaaactgactaaacaacaacttcacgATTTTTATAAGAGCTAAGCACTGAACTTTTaagcattatattataattactcctactagtttctacaagactcctctcaaacaatgtattttctttTTTAAGACTAAATAGTAAGGTGGCGGCTGATGATCATAAGCGTTCATGAGCGCGGCGGGTGACGTCAGGCGTAAACAAGGATCAGCTGGTGGTCGGTATGTGCCGCAGGAGGAACTCTTCCCCTTAATTACACCTACCATAAGCAGTATGGTTAGCAAGACGGTGCCTTCTTAAGCGCATATCGCACTCCACACTGGCTGTAAGACCCTTCCGAGAGGTTACTTGACGAAAATGTCTGTCAGACGGTTGTTGAGGTCGTTGCCGATGCGGAGGCAGACTGTGGTGGGAGCGCTGGTGGTGGCCACCGTCCTCTTCATAGTCTACCAGTTTACCTTCGTCGCTGAGCTGAGTGAGTCTAACAAGCCTCGTCAGCATCACCCAAACTCGCTCAAGCGGCACGTTGACAAGACAGACTCGACTAAGCAGAAATCCCTCGGTAAATATAAGTTGCACCCGAAAGATGTTCAGGTGCTGAAGACTGACGGTGAGAGCAAGAAGTCCATGAAGGGCGAGAGTGGGTCTGTGCTCAAGGagcagcagccaccaccagccaggaACACTGGCAAGACTAAAGGTGTCTCGAACCCTGACGACCTAGTACACTCCCAGGGCAAGAAGGGTGCGGGGTCACAGGCGGGTTTGAGGACAACGTTTAAGTGCGTTACGTCGGGAAAAGTGATTTCGCAGAGTAAAGTAAACGATGACTATTGTGACTGCCCAGAAGATGGCTCTGATGAACCAAGAACAAATGCCTGTGTTAATGGGAAGTTCTCGTGCCTCAAATTTATAAAAGCCTTCCCAGAATCAATTCCCTCGGCATGGGTGAACGATGGTGTTTGTGACTGCTGTGACGGGTCAGATGAATGGAAGATGAGGAAGGTTGAATCGGCCCTTCCTCTGCAGCTGCAGGAGAAGGTTGGACGTTACTTGTCGCCGTGTCCAGATCGCTGCCCAGGTTAAGTgactatttatattttataaatacAGTATGTATTTTATTTGAAGACTTATTCTAGATTGAATTTTCTTAATGAAAGGAAATATGAAAATGTTAACAAATTTATCTGAATTGTTTTTAATGAATTTGCAATCGtgaattatcaattgtattttataAAATATTCAGTGCTTCTGGCATTGACTGCATATTTTTGAGAAATAGTGCTAGTGAGGTTCATAGTTTAGACAAGTATTTTGTAAAATCATTGACCAAACTATAGGTACTGTACCTGTTAGGCCTACGTTGATacagtgtagtagtagtaggcctTCCAGTGTGGAATTTTGTACTGGATTTTCTCATTGTAAGCTTATTTTTTGACTCTCGGTTGTGAAAAATCAGTTGCCATATTGTCAGCTTGAACTATAATGTAAGATATATATAGTGCCTTTGTTGTAGCATTTCTTAAAACATTTTATATGACTTGTCTTCCCATAATTTGTTGGAGAACATTATCATTACATTTTTGAACGGCTATAAATGTTTTGCAACACATTAAAAAGCTATAGGaactatttttattgtatttcaaAATGTATTTATTTGTAATAATGATATTATTTGTAAACATAAAAAGTGATTGCATTAGTAGTACTGAATTATATTGTGTCAAATTAATAATTAGGCATAAAGCAATGAAATGTTTTTCTCAATATTTAATCGAATGAAACAAAACATAATCAAGTAGGCTATATATATTTTCAGTTGTGCTGGTGATGGCTACAATGTGCACGGTTACTAGGCCATGCATTTTCAGTGTTCATTTTTATATTCAACCAAAGGAGATAGTGCATTGtcttttatatttattttgatACCATATTTCTGTATTATAAATCAGATGTGTAGCCTAAGCCATATTAAATTTTCCTTGTGGCTAGAGTAAAGTCACCAGTAAAATGTAGTGTCCATTAGTACGTAGAATGATGCCAAAAAATGGCAGGAACTCTTTCAGTATACTTCAGTGTTATATCAAAACATAAGAGGTACCTAATACCAAACAATAGAATAATTATTGTATTGTTTGGTTTTTCATCATTCAGGACATGGCACTGACAGAAATCATAAGAATATTTAGTTTTTTTGCATTATATGTAAGTTAATTTGTTCCTTTGTTTTTAGCAGATGGAAAGATATCAGGAAATGCTTAGAAAGATGTACTGTATTCTTGGTAGTAAACACTGTCCTGTTGCCAGTATCCAAACACCAAAACCAAGTAATGTATCTCTGAACTGGCTAAAAATTACATAAATTTATGCCAAACTTGCCATGTTAaattgcatacatgcatgcatatacctgtactcacctaattgtgcttgcgggggttgagctctggctctttggtcccgcctctcatccatcaatcaacaggtgtacaggttcctgagtctattgggctctatcatatctacacttgaaactgtgtatggagtcagcctccaccacatcacttcctaatgcattccatttgtcaaccactctgacactaaaagagttctttctaatatctctgtggctcatttgggcactcagtttccacctgtgtcccctagtgcgtgtgccccttgtgttaaatagcctgtctttatcaaccctgtcgattgccttgagaatcttgaatgtggtgatcatgtcccccctaactcttctgtcttccaacgaagtgaggttcaattcccgtagtctctcctcgtagctcatacctctcagctcaggtactagtctggtggcaaacctttgaaccttttccagtttagtcttatgcttgactagatatggactccatgctggagccgcatactccaggattggtctgacatatgtggtatataatgttctgaaagattccttacacaagtttctaaaggccattcttatgttagccaacctggcatatgctgctgatgttatcctcttgatatgagctttaggggacaggtctggtgtgatatcaacccccaggtctttctctctctgacttttgaagtatttcatctcccaaatgataccttgtatctggtctcctgcttcctacccctatcttcattacattacatttgcttaggttaaactctaacagccatttgtttgaccattcctgtagcttgtccaggttttcttgaagcctcaagctgtccttctctgtcttaatccttctcataattttggcgtcatcagcaaacattgagaggaatgagtctataccctctgagagatcatttacgtatatcagaaacaggataggtccaagtacagagcactgtgggactccactggtgacttcacgccattctgaggtctcacccctcactgtaactctgcttcctattgcttaggtactcccatatccactggagcgccctaccagttactcctgcctgtttctgcagcttatgcatcattatatttgtgtgcgtgtgtgtgtgtgtgtgtgtgtatacatgtacctagtagccagaacgcacttctcagcctactatgcaaggcctgatttgcctaagggccaagtgattttctttattttcaataaattgtttccaattggtatattttaaatatttttattatattatactaggaacataaattattgatttagttatgttaatttaggttaggttaagataggttaagtaggattggttaggttcggtcatatagctacgttagttttaactcaaattttaaaaaaattagctcaggcataatgaaatgaatagctttatcatttcataagaaaaaaatgagaaaaatattgaaattctgaaaacttggcctattaggaaaatcgggccttgcatagtaggcccagaactgtgttctggctactaggtacgacatatatatatatatatatatatgtcgtacctagtagccagaacgcacttctcagcctactatgcaaggcccgatttgcctaataagccaagttttcatgaattaattgtttttcgactacctaacctacctaacctaacctaacctaacgttttcggctacctaacctaacctaacctataaagattggttaggttaggttaggtagggttggttaggttcggtcatatatctacgttaattttaactccaataaaacaaaattgacctcatacataatgaaatgggtagctttatcatttcataaaaaaaaattcgagaaaatatattattcaggaaaacttggcttattaggcaaatctggccttgcatagtaggctgagaagtgcgttctggctactaggtacgacatatatatatatatatatatatatatatatatatatatatatatatatatatatatatatatatatatatatatatatatatatatatatatatatatatatatatatatacagtatatatatatatatatatatatatatatatatatatatactgtatatatatacagtatatatatatatatatatatatacagtatatatatatatatatata from the Procambarus clarkii isolate CNS0578487 chromosome 10, FALCON_Pclarkii_2.0, whole genome shotgun sequence genome contains:
- the LOC123746138 gene encoding uncharacterized protein — encoded protein: MSVRRLLRSLPMRRQTVVGALVVATVLFIVYQFTFVAELSESNKPRQHHPNSLKRHVDKTDSTKQKSLGKYKLHPKDVQVLKTDGESKKSMKGESGSVLKEQQPPPARNTGKTKGVSNPDDLVHSQGKKGAGSQAGLRTTFKCVTSGKVISQSKVNDDYCDCPEDGSDEPRTNACVNGKFSCLKFIKAFPESIPSAWVNDGVCDCCDGSDEWKMRKVESALPLQLQEKVGRYLSPCPDRCPEKLNKALN